The genomic interval GTCAAAAACTGCTGGTGTTCACTATTCAACGAGCGGGTGCAGACTTACATGTCCAAGCAGCGGACCTCGGTACCCCTGGGATTAGCACTGGTACTGCAAAGACTGGTGCCGGCCGAAAAAAGCGGTGTTCTGTTTACGGTCGATCCGGTTCGCGGTGCCGATACAGAAATCCTGATCGAAGCAACCTTTGGCCTTGGAGAGGCATTGGTGTCCGGTGCTGTGACACCCGATCTTTATCGATACGACTGGTACCGGGAAAGCGAATGCGAGCGGGTCATTGCGGAAAAAGAATATCAGTGTGTCAGAATCGACAGTGCACCATTTATCCAGCTTGAGCCCATCGATGCGCAACAGGCAACACAACCGGTACTGTCCACTCAGGAAGTCAGTGAACTGGCCAGACTCGGATTAAGCATTCAAACTCAGACCGGTTTTCCGGTAGATATTGAATGGGCCCTTGTAAACAATGAATTCTTTATTCTGCAAAGCCGGCCTATCACCCAGTTTGGCTATGCCGCCATTCCCGGCGAATGGACGACGGCCGACTATCGTGATGGAGGAGTCTCTTCCAGCATTTGTACGCCTTATATGGCCTCTTTGTACAAATACGTCATCGATTCCACCATGGGTGCTTATCTGCAACGTCTGCATCTGGCCGAAAAAACTGTCAATGTCTGGCAGAGAAGCTTTTTTGGCCGACCCTACTGGAACCTCGGTGAAGTGAAAAAATGTCTGGCCAAAATTCCCGGTTTTAATGAGCGGGTCTTTGATGAAGGGCTGGGTATCACACCCCGCTACAAAGGTGACGGCATGGTAACCAGAACGACCCTGAAAACCCTGGTCAATGGCATCAGAACCTTAACGACTATTAATGCCAGCGTGAAGCGCAAACTACGCGAGTCACCGCAGTTTGCCAAACAACAGCGGGCCCGCTTGCAGCAGTTGGCGGCAACGGATTTCAGTGCCATGCCTGACGCAGACCTATTCAGTTGCTATGAGACATTTATCCAACAAGAATATTTCGTCAGTGAATCGACCTATTTCGATTTTATTTACGACAATACCAACCTGAATGGTCTGTTCAAGGATGAAGTGGAGAAAACCTCTTTTGATATGAGTCAGTTTCCACTACTACTCAGCGGTCTTTCCGGGGTATCACATATGACCCCTATTGAACATTTATGGAAACTGAGAGATCAGATTCTGGCGCAGAAAGATACCCGCAACTATTGGCTCGACAGCAGCATTACCAAAATCGTCGAAGACCTCAATGACAATCGTCAGGAATATCATCTCGATGATGTCCGGCGGTATCTGGATACCTTCGGGCATCACTCCAGGCAGGAACTGGATCTGCTGGTACCCCGCTATGTGGAAAACCCGACGTATGTAATAGAACAATTAAAAGAAGTTCTGTTACAGAGTACCGACAAGGATCCGAGATCCCGTAACGATGCACAACAAAGTAAAAACCAAGCCGTTAAAGAGGCACTGATACAGGCAGCTCCATTGCTCAAACGCCGTTCATTTAAGCGTAAGCTGGATCAGGTTCGGGAGTTTTTGTGGTGGCGCGAGGAGCTTCGCGATCTGTCGGTACAGTTTTATCTTTATGTACGGAAAATAACAGTGGAAGTGGAAAAACGACTGCTAAAAACCGGCATACTGCAGCAGCCGAACGATGTGTTTTTCCTCGAAATGGCCGACCTGATCGCCATTGTCCGTGGAAACATGAAAGCTGAAGAGGCACGCAAAGCCGTTATCAGAAACCGCCACTACTACTTGAGTTTCGCCCACTATGACATTGCTGATGAAGTGGGAGAACGCCACGGCAGCTTCGCCGGCATCTCCACTCTGCAGGATCATCAGTATGACACCAATGCCATCAAAGGAGTGGCTGGCAGCCCCGGTACGGTGACCGGCATCGCCCGCGTCATCGCTGATATCGATGACGCCGACCGGCTGCAGCCAGAAGACATTCTGGTCACCCGCTGCACTGACCCCGGTTGGACACCCAAGTTTTCGATGCTCAGTGGAGTGGTCACAGAAACCGGGGGAATATTGTCCCATGCCGCGGTGATCTGTCGCGAATACGGTATCCCAGCAGTACTGGCGGTCAAACACGCTACCCGCACAATCAAGGATGGCGAAACCATTACCATTGATGGCAGTCATGGACGGGTAATACTGGCAGACCCATCCTCTCAGGAAAATTCCTCGGCGTCCCGCACAGCAGAGACCGAGGCCACGGTGTAAAGGATATTATGAGACTCATCGGTATTTATAACGCTCCGGCATGGGTCACCATGCTGGGCCTGAGTTCGGCCGTGTGCAGCTGTTTTCTGGCCTTGACCGGGCATCATGCCTTTGCACTGACAGCCCTGATCTGGGCAGGCATCTTTGATCTATTCGATGGCATGGTGGCACGTAAATGCCGGCCGACGATGGAGCAGTCCCGGCTGGGCATGCACCTGGATTCCATCGTCGACGTAATCAGCTTCGGCATCACACCGGCCATAATTGTCACCAGCCTGCATACAACCGGCTGGAGTCTTGTTATCGCAGTATTTTATGTCTGTGCTGCTGCCCAACGGCTGACATACTTTAACGTCATGCAGGAAGACAGCCCGCAACCATTGCAATTTTATCTCGGTCTGCCGGTGACCTTTGCCGCGCTTATTTTTGGTGTTGGCCTGGCGTTCATGCGTTTTCTCCCCGACGCAATGAATATTTACTATGCCAACGGTTTGCTGTTGATCACCGGTCTGTTGTTTATCACCCCATTCAAAATGCCCAAACCCAAAGGCACGGTCTACCTGTTCATGCCGACACTGGCAGTCCTGTTTACCGGCTTCTGGATATGGCAGGGGATCTATGGAGGAAATCATTTTGTCTGAAGTCATCATCACCGCACTGTGGCTTATGGTGCCACTCATTTTATCCGGTTCGTTCCACATGCTGGTGGTCAGGAAGAACTGGTTGTCATCCTGGGCAATCCCCATTCATGTGCGCGCTTTTGGCCGCAATAAAACCTGGCGTGGAGTCGTGGTTATGATTCTGGGCACCATTCCTGGCACCGTTCTGCTCAACCTGGCTGCGCCTCTGGCCGGGAATCTTATTCTGGTTGATATCACCCAGGTGCATCCATTGCTTCTCGGAGCACTGCTTGGACTCGGCTATGTCATCGCGGAACTCCCCAACTCTTACCTTAAACGCCGGCTGAATATTCCTCCCGGACAACAGGCATCGCGTCATGCTTTCTGGTTCACACTACTGGATCAGGCAGATTCCGCCATCGGTTGTGCCTTGGTATATGCCATCCTCACCGATATACCGATTGCAGTATTTATGTGGATCATCCTGCTCGGCCCGCTGGTGCATTTAATCGCCAACGTTGCACTGTACAGCGCTGGCCTGCGAAAACATCCTTTCTAAACCGGAATATTTTTTATGTCCCTCTCACTTGTGCAATATGTTAACCGGGAAACGTCCAAACAGGAGACGGAACGGGTTTATGGTGAACAGGAACTGATGTTTCTGTATCACAACAGACTTGGCAAACTGATACGTAAATATCTGATCCGCAAACCATGGTTCAGCCATTTGAATGCCATCCCCAAAAAAGTCTGGTTCAGCCG from Gynuella sunshinyii YC6258 carries:
- a CDS encoding PEP/pyruvate-binding domain-containing protein, with the translated sequence MSDTTHFPLVIHWNQPLPDSAGSPLLLRKNLGGKGAALWDLLNVMCMPVPQFCCITASAFTATLEHNNLHALIDWLDHPTQPLPMSEQNIRSRILNCDIPGTIISEITTFLQQYPDNYFAVRSSGTVEDGTEASFAGLFQSILNVRHLPDVLDAVKNCWCSLFNERVQTYMSKQRTSVPLGLALVLQRLVPAEKSGVLFTVDPVRGADTEILIEATFGLGEALVSGAVTPDLYRYDWYRESECERVIAEKEYQCVRIDSAPFIQLEPIDAQQATQPVLSTQEVSELARLGLSIQTQTGFPVDIEWALVNNEFFILQSRPITQFGYAAIPGEWTTADYRDGGVSSSICTPYMASLYKYVIDSTMGAYLQRLHLAEKTVNVWQRSFFGRPYWNLGEVKKCLAKIPGFNERVFDEGLGITPRYKGDGMVTRTTLKTLVNGIRTLTTINASVKRKLRESPQFAKQQRARLQQLAATDFSAMPDADLFSCYETFIQQEYFVSESTYFDFIYDNTNLNGLFKDEVEKTSFDMSQFPLLLSGLSGVSHMTPIEHLWKLRDQILAQKDTRNYWLDSSITKIVEDLNDNRQEYHLDDVRRYLDTFGHHSRQELDLLVPRYVENPTYVIEQLKEVLLQSTDKDPRSRNDAQQSKNQAVKEALIQAAPLLKRRSFKRKLDQVREFLWWREELRDLSVQFYLYVRKITVEVEKRLLKTGILQQPNDVFFLEMADLIAIVRGNMKAEEARKAVIRNRHYYLSFAHYDIADEVGERHGSFAGISTLQDHQYDTNAIKGVAGSPGTVTGIARVIADIDDADRLQPEDILVTRCTDPGWTPKFSMLSGVVTETGGILSHAAVICREYGIPAVLAVKHATRTIKDGETITIDGSHGRVILADPSSQENSSASRTAETEATV
- a CDS encoding CDP-alcohol phosphatidyltransferase family protein, with the translated sequence MRLIGIYNAPAWVTMLGLSSAVCSCFLALTGHHAFALTALIWAGIFDLFDGMVARKCRPTMEQSRLGMHLDSIVDVISFGITPAIIVTSLHTTGWSLVIAVFYVCAAAQRLTYFNVMQEDSPQPLQFYLGLPVTFAALIFGVGLAFMRFLPDAMNIYYANGLLLITGLLFITPFKMPKPKGTVYLFMPTLAVLFTGFWIWQGIYGGNHFV
- a CDS encoding CDP-archaeol synthase, with amino-acid sequence MSEVIITALWLMVPLILSGSFHMLVVRKNWLSSWAIPIHVRAFGRNKTWRGVVVMILGTIPGTVLLNLAAPLAGNLILVDITQVHPLLLGALLGLGYVIAELPNSYLKRRLNIPPGQQASRHAFWFTLLDQADSAIGCALVYAILTDIPIAVFMWIILLGPLVHLIANVALYSAGLRKHPF